Below is a window of Musa acuminata AAA Group cultivar baxijiao chromosome BXJ3-11, Cavendish_Baxijiao_AAA, whole genome shotgun sequence DNA.
CTGCCTGATATCATTGATCACGAACAAGTGTTCTTTTAAATCTCAAACCATAGTTGGGAGTTAttagactcgacgacgacgacgacaacaacaacaagcaTCCATTACCAACTATTTGGATTCAGTAAATTGGAACCTCAATCATGTCTAGTGAAGCCACGATCCACATTGTCATACTAAGCAGTCTCTTGAGTGAGCAACGATCCATCGGGCGCCGCCGGAACGATTTGTTGCTGGAGGGCTGGATTAGAAGGAAATAATCCACATTGTGCTGTGTGCGCCATCAGTTGATCCAACAGCACCAGAGCTACCATGGCTTCTACCATCGGAACGGCTGAAGAACATCAAATAAGTCCTCGATGTGAATGTTCAATTGGAGCAAACCAGATGAAGGGATGGATTGGAAATGAAATCAGACCTCGAGGGACTACACAGGGATCGTTGCGGCCTCTTGCTATAAGCTCAGTTTCGTGTCGGTCTCTAGTTACTGTATTCTGCTTTTTCTGATGAAATGGACAAATCATAATAAGATGCATAATACAACAACTAAGAAACAAATGTATATAAAAGTACTTCAACGATGAGCCTACACTAAGGGGTTTCACTGTTGCATTGTGTTACTCCCACGACGGAGTACAAAATTTGCTTTCCACCAAGGATATGAGATGGTTattgaaatgaaaccatttattcagaaaaaaaaaagtaagattTTGTTTCCATTTTAACATCACATAAGGGCTTAAAATCGTTAATTCAACAGAGATCAGAGAGGTGCATGGAATGTCATTTATACTAACAGACATACGTTGATTTAAAGCCAGCTTACCCCAATTGTAGATGTTGGTTTAAAAGCTATTCTCATATATATGGTTTCACCATTGGATATCCCTCCCTGTAAAGAGGAATCGTTATATTTCAGAAAGCCAGAGTATTTGCAAGGTCAAACTCCATAAAAATGTAATAATTAACACAAAGACAGACAGACCTGTATACCGCCCGATCGATTTGTTCTTGTTCGCACATTGCCAAGCTCATCCATGTAGAACTCATCATTATGCTCACTTCCAGTCAAAAAAGTACCTAAAAGGTAGTTTTGAGCCAATAACAGAGAGAAAACAATCAAAAGATCAGATGCTTACAATGGAAATGCTGATGAAGATATCGATGGTGTTAGTAGAGCATCAGACAAGATAATGCCGGTCCACACTCCATGATTACTTACCTGCAAATCCGCTGCCAAACTCAAATCCCTTTGTTGCAGGCAGAGACAACATAGCTTTTGCCAAATCAGCCTCCAGTTTATCAAAGACAGGACACCCAAGTCCCTGATAGATATCAGTGGATGAGTTTGAGAATAAGCTCAGAAAATATAAGAAAACACATCCAGCAATTAAGTTTTCCAATTAATCCAAGTCACAAAGGACAGAATACTTCAAATCACAGGTGAAATAATTACACGTGGAACATTTCTTGCAATGCAAGTCACGATGCCACCAACAGATTCTCCTTTAACTCGCACAGCATCAATGGCCTCAATCATCTTCTGAGCATATTCTGGATCCGGGCATCTGACTATATTACTCTCAATCTGGTAATTTTTCAGCAGAAATGCAGTCATTTAACCATAATACTACAGGGAAAAAAAGAGGAATAATATTTTGAAGAATTGATCGACATTATACCTCATCAAGGGTCACCGTCTCATTATCAACAACCCCTTCAGGAAGCACAACTTTATGAACTTGAGAAACATATGCTAGGATCTGTGGGAAAGGAACAAAAGTGATGTTAAAATCAAATAGACGTATAACCATTATGCAACCACCGAAGCATTACATAATTTCTAGCCGACAACCACTGCAGGTGGAAGCATTGAAACCAGTTAATTAGCATGTTCATATAACCATGTTAGATGACCATATTATGCTTGAACAGATTAGATACGGGAAACAATGGTGGGATGTACAAGGACAGTGACATAGAACTTCAGATCTGCACATCAGACTTAGAatcattcatgataaggtaattgCAATTGCTTGCCGTTCACAGTACCCAACAAATTGCAGAAGCCTGAAGTGCACCTTATGCACTTTTATCTGCAAActtaatatcataaaatattttaatagtttACACCAACAAAGAACTGGTTACTTCTAACCGTATTATGGATATTCAGAACACACACACTACAAAT
It encodes the following:
- the LOC103972170 gene encoding chorismate synthase, chloroplastic produces the protein MASAASSSLPSSKPFLGGSRTGGLSGLAFRLPSTVNQISIRRRISPAPRRLEVRAGGDKFGKHFEVATYGESHGGGVGCIISGCPPRIPLSEEDLQFELDRRRPGQSRITTQRKETDTCRILSGLFEGTTTGTSICVFVPNADQRGHDYSEMSIAYRPSHADATYDFKYGLRAIQGGGRSSARETIGRVAAGALAKKILKMYAGTEILAYVSQVHKVVLPEGVVDNETVTLDEIESNIVRCPDPEYAQKMIEAIDAVRVKGESVGGIVTCIARNVPRGLGCPVFDKLEADLAKAMLSLPATKGFEFGSGFAGTFLTGSEHNDEFYMDELGNVRTRTNRSGGIQGGISNGETIYMRIAFKPTSTIGKKQNTVTRDRHETELIARGRNDPCVVPRAVPMVEAMVALVLLDQLMAHTAQCGLFPSNPALQQQIVPAAPDGSLLTQETA